The Sphingobacterium bambusae genome includes a window with the following:
- the rfbC gene encoding dTDP-4-dehydrorhamnose 3,5-epimerase: protein MKITETKLKGCFIIEPTKFGDSRGYFFESFNEQTFNKLTNTQTHFVQDNQSYSTRGVIRGLHAQAGEHAQAKLVRVLEGKVIDVAVDTRLDSETFGQHVAVELSAENNLQLFVPRGFLHGFVVLSETATFFYKCDNFYNKASECGVKFDDPELGIDWVVPVEELIISDKDQVLPSFKELFVD from the coding sequence ATGAAGATAACGGAGACAAAATTAAAAGGTTGCTTTATCATCGAGCCTACTAAATTTGGCGATAGCCGCGGTTATTTTTTTGAGAGTTTTAACGAACAGACCTTCAATAAGCTTACGAATACACAAACACATTTTGTACAGGATAATCAATCTTATTCTACTCGTGGCGTAATTCGTGGACTGCATGCGCAAGCCGGAGAGCATGCGCAGGCCAAGTTGGTACGTGTGCTAGAAGGTAAAGTAATTGATGTTGCCGTAGATACGCGTCTAGATTCCGAGACCTTCGGGCAGCATGTTGCGGTCGAGCTATCGGCAGAGAACAATTTGCAGCTCTTCGTGCCACGTGGCTTTCTGCACGGCTTTGTGGTGCTCAGCGAAACAGCTACGTTCTTCTATAAATGCGATAATTTTTATAATAAAGCCTCGGAGTGTGGGGTGAAGTTTGATGATCCGGAACTGGGTATTGATTGGGTTGTCCCTGTAGAGGAATTGATTATTTCCGACAAAGATCAAGTGCTTCCGAGCTTTAAAGAGTTGTTCGTTGATTAA